In a genomic window of Candidatus Alcyoniella australis:
- a CDS encoding haloacid dehalogenase-like hydrolase has translation MNDWPIEKGFTPVVAQALRKAVESAPRGAILALDWDETCVHGDAGDSVFWGMALELLYAVDQPCFWELMDQGESARAARAAIQSRDGDALCCAISERYEQVLAQQGPQSAYTWQSRLLAGLTPLQLSRRIRRVLRAQVGQPPGLHRLADGRQIRLGMTARAPMRDLAHLARKHGMRVVVISVSHVQAVLAAAELTKFPAHLVLGNRTHPRGDRLGMRLAIPVIYGPGKVAALRMACGADPWIAIGDSDFDLPLLQSARCLGMLIHPLDPALIKRAAELGIMVEPRPSGH, from the coding sequence ATGAACGATTGGCCGATCGAAAAGGGTTTTACACCAGTGGTGGCCCAGGCGTTGCGCAAAGCGGTGGAGTCCGCGCCCCGCGGCGCGATCCTCGCGCTGGATTGGGACGAGACCTGCGTACACGGCGACGCCGGGGATTCGGTGTTCTGGGGCATGGCCCTGGAGCTGCTCTACGCTGTGGACCAGCCGTGCTTCTGGGAACTGATGGACCAGGGCGAATCCGCGCGGGCAGCACGTGCCGCAATCCAGAGTCGCGACGGCGATGCCCTGTGCTGCGCAATCAGCGAGCGTTACGAGCAGGTGCTCGCACAGCAGGGTCCGCAGAGCGCCTACACCTGGCAAAGCCGGTTGCTGGCCGGGCTCACGCCGTTGCAGCTCTCGCGCCGCATTCGACGTGTGCTGCGAGCGCAGGTCGGGCAGCCGCCCGGGCTGCACAGGTTGGCGGACGGACGGCAGATCCGCCTGGGAATGACTGCGCGTGCGCCGATGCGCGATCTGGCGCATCTGGCGCGTAAGCACGGGATGCGCGTCGTGGTTATCTCCGTGAGCCACGTCCAGGCTGTGCTCGCGGCGGCCGAGCTGACAAAGTTTCCCGCGCACCTGGTGTTGGGCAACCGGACCCATCCGCGCGGAGATCGCCTAGGCATGCGGCTGGCGATTCCGGTGATCTACGGGCCGGGCAAGGTCGCGGCGCTGCGCATGGCATGCGGTGCTGATCCCTGGATCGCAATCGGCGACTCGGACTTCGATCTGCCGCTACTGCAATCGGCTCGCTGCCTGGGCATGCTGATACATCCGCTGGACCCCGCGCTGATAAAGCGCGCCGCAGAGCTGGGGATCATGGTCGAGCCGCGCCCATCCGGGCATTGA
- a CDS encoding iron-containing alcohol dehydrogenase, protein MIAPFCFARIPRIVFGPGTLSQAPQLVASYGRCVLLVTGRGFASRGSCWQQLIDGLDLLNIKHAHAIVSGEPTPEFCDEQVQRLRGESIDVVLAVGGGSVIDAAKAISAMLTTSGSVVDYLEDVGTKPPPGTRLPLIAAPTTAGTGSEATKNAVLSRVGPGGFKKSLRHDNYVPDVALLDPQLACSCPPEITAASGLDAFTQLLESYISTQATPLTDALALSGMQRVRHGLVRAFEHGDDLEARGMMAYAALLSGITLANAGLGTVHGLAGSLGAAFDVPHGAACGSLLAAVTAISTDKLISQRGKGSPALKRYGDIGALLVGLVEKDVGLRVRMLNQKLHEWTQALQVPRLSQYGVTEQDLPQIAQATGNKNNPVQLTVDELIHVLSERL, encoded by the coding sequence ATGATCGCACCGTTTTGCTTTGCCAGAATTCCGCGGATCGTCTTCGGCCCCGGCACTTTGTCTCAGGCGCCGCAGCTTGTTGCCTCATACGGCCGTTGCGTGCTGCTGGTCACCGGCCGCGGCTTTGCATCGCGCGGTAGTTGTTGGCAACAACTGATCGACGGGCTTGATCTGCTAAACATCAAACACGCGCACGCGATTGTCTCCGGCGAGCCGACTCCCGAGTTTTGCGACGAGCAGGTCCAGCGCTTGCGCGGCGAGTCGATCGACGTGGTGCTCGCCGTGGGCGGCGGCAGCGTGATCGACGCGGCCAAGGCGATCAGCGCTATGCTGACAACTTCCGGATCGGTGGTCGACTATCTTGAGGACGTTGGAACTAAACCCCCTCCGGGTACCAGGCTGCCGCTGATCGCCGCGCCGACCACCGCGGGCACCGGATCGGAGGCGACCAAGAACGCGGTGCTCAGCCGCGTGGGACCCGGCGGTTTTAAGAAGTCGCTACGCCACGACAACTACGTGCCGGACGTGGCGCTGCTCGACCCGCAGTTGGCTTGCAGCTGTCCTCCGGAGATCACCGCAGCCTCGGGACTCGACGCGTTCACCCAGTTGCTGGAATCGTACATCTCGACCCAGGCCACGCCGTTGACCGACGCCCTGGCGCTCAGCGGCATGCAGCGCGTGCGCCACGGCCTGGTGCGCGCATTCGAGCACGGCGACGATTTGGAGGCGCGCGGGATGATGGCCTACGCCGCCCTGCTCTCTGGGATCACGTTGGCCAATGCCGGGCTAGGCACTGTCCACGGGTTGGCCGGATCATTGGGCGCCGCGTTCGACGTGCCCCACGGCGCGGCCTGCGGCTCGCTGCTGGCCGCGGTCACCGCCATTAGCACCGACAAGCTGATCTCGCAACGCGGTAAGGGCAGCCCAGCGCTAAAGCGCTACGGCGATATCGGCGCGCTGTTGGTCGGCCTGGTAGAGAAGGATGTGGGCTTGCGCGTACGGATGCTCAATCAAAAGTTGCACGAGTGGACCCAAGCGCTGCAGGTGCCGCGACTTTCCCAGTACGGCGTGACCGAGCAGGACCTGCCGCAGATCGCGCAGGCTACCGGCAACAAGAACAACCCGGTGCAGCTCACCGTGGACGAGCTGATCCACGTGCTGAGCGAAAGGCTGTAG
- a CDS encoding SDR family oxidoreductase, which yields MKKLKDKVVLITGGAHGIGLCTAEYFAKAGSVLVLTDIDEPGLDAAAKQIEELGAKVHTYVTDVSKKSAVDKTAKDVIAKLGGVDVLINNAGIGHNGEIKDTTLKQWRKLIDVNFMGPLHFIYALLPSMIERNSGHIVNLSSGQAFFLLPTWGAYASIKLGMAGYSEVLGFELSKHNIEVTTVYPFMVNTGFYDEVQGETWGAKMSMKLLPFYSNSPKTVGRIIFKAVRKDKAVEMVSPINLLGFYSRFLPLLHSGVNTVASMLLAKRD from the coding sequence ATGAAGAAGCTCAAGGATAAGGTGGTCCTGATCACCGGCGGCGCCCACGGCATCGGCCTGTGCACTGCGGAGTACTTTGCCAAGGCCGGCAGCGTGCTGGTGCTCACCGACATCGACGAGCCCGGACTGGACGCGGCGGCCAAGCAGATCGAGGAGCTTGGCGCCAAGGTCCACACCTACGTTACCGACGTCTCGAAAAAAAGCGCGGTCGATAAAACGGCCAAGGACGTAATCGCCAAGCTCGGCGGCGTGGACGTACTGATCAACAACGCGGGCATCGGCCACAACGGCGAGATCAAGGACACCACGCTTAAGCAGTGGCGCAAGCTGATCGACGTCAACTTCATGGGTCCGCTGCACTTCATCTATGCCCTGCTGCCGAGCATGATCGAGCGCAACAGCGGCCACATCGTCAACCTCAGCTCGGGCCAGGCGTTCTTCCTGCTGCCAACCTGGGGCGCCTACGCCTCTATTAAGCTTGGCATGGCCGGATACTCCGAGGTGCTGGGGTTCGAGCTGTCCAAGCACAACATCGAGGTCACCACGGTCTACCCGTTCATGGTCAACACCGGGTTCTACGACGAGGTTCAGGGCGAGACCTGGGGCGCCAAGATGTCGATGAAGCTGCTGCCGTTCTACAGCAATTCGCCCAAGACCGTGGGCCGGATCATCTTCAAGGCGGTTCGCAAAGACAAGGCGGTGGAGATGGTCAGCCCGATCAACCTCTTGGGCTTCTACTCGCGCTTCCTGCCCCTGCTGCACAGCGGCGTAAACACCGTGGCCAGCATGCTGCTGGCCAAGCGCGACTGA
- a CDS encoding glycyl-radical enzyme activating protein has product MSAIGKQPVCGSGVLFDVQHYALYDGPGIRTLIFFKGCPLRCRWCHNPESWRREPEIGLIAERCTVCGKCVEVCQNNALSIVDGTRRYDVERCTACGNCVKQCPNKALELIGFTADAAQIIERVLRDKPFYDQSGGGVTISGGEPTMQHKFLIELIQGLKTAGVHVALETCGLFSAEIGERLIELCDLFLFDLKHPDPAEHERLTGVSNGPIIERFGQIVRSAGASRVIPRIPLIPGANIDQQTIEGFIAILRKTGYVGAIELMPYNSLARGKWAKVGRADEFFTAPELGEDALQRVIDQLTDAGFEASVNR; this is encoded by the coding sequence TTGAGCGCGATCGGCAAGCAACCGGTCTGCGGCAGCGGCGTGCTGTTCGACGTCCAGCACTACGCGCTGTACGACGGTCCTGGAATCCGCACCCTGATCTTTTTCAAGGGCTGTCCCCTGCGCTGCCGCTGGTGCCACAACCCCGAGTCCTGGCGACGCGAACCCGAGATCGGGCTGATCGCCGAACGCTGCACTGTCTGCGGCAAGTGCGTTGAGGTCTGCCAAAATAATGCGCTGAGCATTGTGGACGGCACACGTCGTTACGATGTCGAACGCTGCACTGCCTGCGGCAATTGCGTAAAGCAGTGCCCGAACAAGGCGCTTGAACTGATCGGCTTTACAGCCGACGCCGCGCAGATCATCGAGCGCGTGCTGCGCGACAAGCCGTTCTACGATCAGTCCGGCGGCGGCGTGACGATCAGCGGCGGCGAGCCGACCATGCAGCATAAATTCCTGATCGAGCTGATCCAAGGATTGAAAACCGCGGGCGTACACGTTGCGCTGGAGACCTGCGGCCTGTTCTCCGCGGAGATCGGCGAACGTCTGATCGAGCTTTGCGACCTGTTCTTGTTCGACCTCAAACATCCCGACCCGGCCGAGCACGAACGCCTCACCGGCGTATCCAACGGGCCGATCATCGAGCGCTTTGGCCAGATCGTACGCAGCGCCGGAGCGTCGCGCGTGATCCCGCGCATTCCGTTGATCCCCGGCGCAAACATCGACCAACAGACCATCGAGGGGTTCATCGCCATCCTGCGCAAGACGGGATATGTCGGCGCAATCGAGCTGATGCCCTACAACAGCCTGGCGCGCGGCAAGTGGGCCAAGGTCGGCCGTGCGGACGAATTCTTCACGGCCCCCGAGCTTGGCGAGGACGCGCTGCAACGCGTGATCGACCAGCTTACGGACGCGGGCTTCGAGGCCTCGGTCAACCGCTGA
- a CDS encoding ferritin family protein, producing MPYYKTGEILDKAIEIERKGEAFYNALADKAQDEEMRSVFSFLAGEEKSHGESFSKLLEQFGEHRTELSWDFWDYMAGLQLLSDQGVFEDDKQTVKQTYMDQDAASLIKTAMQFERDSILYYSEMRPIVAAEAHGIIDELVEQERDHLRKLIGLLKTLDQG from the coding sequence ATGCCGTATTACAAGACCGGTGAGATCCTGGACAAGGCGATCGAGATCGAGCGCAAGGGCGAAGCGTTCTACAACGCCCTGGCCGACAAGGCTCAGGACGAGGAGATGCGCTCGGTGTTCTCCTTCCTCGCGGGCGAAGAGAAAAGCCACGGGGAATCGTTTAGCAAGCTGCTCGAACAGTTCGGCGAGCATCGAACAGAGCTGTCGTGGGACTTCTGGGATTACATGGCCGGGCTGCAGCTGCTCTCCGACCAGGGCGTGTTCGAGGACGACAAGCAGACCGTCAAGCAGACCTACATGGATCAGGACGCGGCCAGCTTGATTAAGACCGCGATGCAGTTCGAGCGCGACTCGATCCTCTACTACTCGGAGATGCGTCCGATCGTCGCGGCTGAGGCCCACGGGATCATCGACGAGCTGGTCGAGCAGGAGCGCGATCACCTACGCAAACTGATCGGATTGCTTAAAACGCTCGACCAGGGCTGA
- a CDS encoding exo-alpha-sialidase produces the protein MCSKRISTLLLALMLCASLAIIACDRDGDDDDDQADDDSNDDDATGDDDSGGDDDIVDDDDDLFPPDEQQPLYEKGQILEPDSLECFNFETGEYQLNCNHHGSTIAQLPEGSMAVVWYHGVAEKSPDARIVWSRLAPGEREWPWPEVLYDEPLRSEGNPALWVHEDGTLYVFFVTIFGEGWPQSYLRLIRSFDNGATWDNPLELRERYCWMARHRPVRLGNGELLLPLYNECLAYPVFIRSTDDFATWTEEAHLNFEYYRQHPGQIQPACIVLEGDVITALTRDGMPSNRIKRMISLDGGLNWGPSIPLDLPNSGTSIDQVRLLDGSVVVVFNNSQERRFPLSVALSHDGGETFDAIRNIDDECEGEGCSYAYPSIAQNTLDGTIWVSYSVGRSTIGWVQFNERWLMDGDEQPNIPSK, from the coding sequence ATGTGCTCCAAGCGCATATCGACCTTGCTGCTCGCGCTGATGCTCTGCGCCTCTTTGGCGATCATCGCCTGCGATCGGGATGGCGATGATGATGACGATCAGGCGGACGATGACTCCAACGATGACGACGCAACCGGAGACGACGACAGCGGCGGAGACGACGACATCGTGGACGACGACGACGATCTGTTTCCACCCGACGAGCAGCAGCCGCTGTACGAGAAAGGTCAAATCCTCGAGCCGGACTCGCTTGAGTGCTTCAACTTCGAGACCGGGGAGTATCAACTCAACTGCAATCACCACGGATCGACCATCGCACAGCTGCCCGAGGGCTCGATGGCCGTGGTCTGGTATCACGGTGTTGCGGAGAAGTCGCCCGACGCGCGCATCGTCTGGTCGCGCCTGGCCCCTGGGGAGCGCGAATGGCCTTGGCCCGAGGTGCTCTACGACGAGCCGCTGCGCTCCGAGGGGAACCCCGCGCTGTGGGTTCACGAGGACGGCACGCTCTACGTGTTCTTTGTCACGATCTTCGGCGAGGGTTGGCCCCAGTCGTATCTGCGGCTGATCCGCTCGTTTGACAACGGCGCGACCTGGGACAACCCGCTGGAGCTGCGCGAGCGCTATTGCTGGATGGCGCGCCATCGGCCGGTGCGGCTGGGCAACGGCGAGTTGCTGCTGCCGCTGTACAACGAGTGCCTGGCCTACCCGGTATTTATCCGCTCCACCGACGACTTCGCCACATGGACCGAGGAGGCGCACCTGAACTTCGAGTATTACCGCCAACACCCGGGCCAGATCCAACCCGCGTGCATTGTGCTCGAGGGCGACGTGATCACGGCGCTGACCCGCGACGGCATGCCCTCGAATCGCATCAAGCGCATGATCAGCCTCGACGGCGGCCTTAATTGGGGCCCGAGCATCCCGCTGGACCTGCCCAACAGCGGCACGTCGATCGACCAGGTGCGGTTGCTCGACGGCAGCGTGGTGGTGGTCTTCAACAACAGCCAGGAGCGGCGCTTTCCGTTGAGCGTGGCCCTGAGCCACGACGGCGGCGAGACCTTCGACGCGATCCGCAACATCGACGACGAGTGCGAGGGGGAGGGCTGCTCCTACGCCTATCCCTCGATCGCGCAGAACACGCTGGACGGCACGATCTGGGTCTCCTACAGCGTGGGCCGCTCGACCATCGGCTGGGTGCAGTTCAACGAGCGCTGGCTGATGGACGGCGATGAGCAGCCGAACATCCCGTCAAAATAA